A window from Aerococcus sp. Group 1 encodes these proteins:
- a CDS encoding sodium:alanine symporter family protein, whose product MNFIEMITQFTNWVWNWPILIVLITGGLILGYQTRFIQIRHFGYAMKQTFGKMFDSDVGGEGSVSPFQAASAALASSIGAANIVVAPAIIFTAGPGAIVWMWVAGIIGQATKFSEIVLGIKYREVNEEGDYVGGAAYTFKNGIKGNLGKIMGFLVAFFFMLEILPSITVQTISATAPLEQLGLSRPISAAAITVLVVLVVYGGIQRIGQITEKLVPFMAGLYVICGLVVIFMNIQNLPDAVSAIFSSAFNPQAAITGGAWGAFLEMFKAGAARGSYSNEAGMGSAAYAHATAVTDHPVRQGLWGIFEVVSTTLMVCTISVLVVMLSGNYKNPALKDIAVERAFNNAFGSIGTVIIAISLFMFVISTVIVIVFYAERLGEYLFGLHFGKLMRFLACFMVLLGGFVTFEGAGVFLDFTLGLVVFVNMIGMIMLSGEVRELTDDFFTNPKYFPGAKKDK is encoded by the coding sequence ATGAATTTTATTGAAATGATTACTCAATTTACCAATTGGGTTTGGAACTGGCCTATATTAATTGTACTAATTACTGGGGGATTAATACTTGGTTACCAAACTCGTTTTATTCAAATTCGACACTTTGGTTATGCGATGAAGCAAACATTTGGAAAAATGTTTGACTCGGATGTAGGTGGTGAAGGTTCAGTAAGTCCCTTCCAAGCAGCATCGGCAGCCTTAGCATCTTCAATCGGAGCGGCTAACATTGTGGTTGCGCCGGCGATTATATTTACTGCTGGACCTGGTGCAATTGTTTGGATGTGGGTAGCAGGTATTATTGGTCAAGCCACTAAGTTTTCAGAAATTGTTCTGGGGATTAAATATCGGGAAGTTAATGAAGAAGGAGATTATGTCGGGGGTGCAGCCTATACCTTTAAAAATGGTATTAAAGGGAACCTTGGTAAAATCATGGGCTTTTTGGTTGCATTCTTCTTCATGTTAGAAATTTTACCGTCAATTACAGTTCAAACGATTTCTGCTACAGCACCGCTAGAACAATTAGGACTTTCTCGTCCTATATCTGCTGCTGCGATAACTGTTTTAGTCGTACTAGTTGTTTATGGTGGTATTCAACGGATCGGACAAATTACTGAGAAATTAGTGCCCTTTATGGCTGGTTTATACGTGATTTGTGGTCTGGTTGTTATTTTTATGAATATTCAGAATTTGCCTGATGCTGTTTCTGCCATCTTTTCAAGTGCCTTTAATCCACAGGCTGCGATTACAGGTGGCGCATGGGGAGCCTTTTTAGAAATGTTTAAAGCAGGTGCTGCACGCGGTTCATATTCTAATGAAGCTGGTATGGGTTCAGCTGCTTATGCGCATGCTACCGCCGTTACTGACCATCCCGTACGTCAGGGACTGTGGGGGATCTTTGAAGTCGTTTCTACTACCTTAATGGTATGTACCATTTCTGTTTTAGTGGTGATGCTTTCTGGAAATTATAAGAATCCCGCTCTCAAAGATATTGCGGTCGAAAGAGCATTTAACAACGCTTTTGGTAGTATTGGTACAGTTATCATAGCTATTTCCTTATTTATGTTTGTTATTTCAACGGTTATCGTTATTGTCTTCTATGCAGAAAGATTAGGTGAATATCTATTTGGACTCCACTTTGGTAAATTAATGCGTTTCTTAGCTTGCTTTATGGTTCTACTAGGCGGTTTTGTAACTTTTGAAGGGGCTGGAGTATTCTTAGATTTCACCCTAGGTTTAGTAGTCTTTGTAAATATGATAGGGATGATTATGCTCAGTGGTGAAGTCAGAGAATTGACAGATGACTTCTTTACAAACCCTAAATATTTCCCTGGTGCCAAAAAAGATAAGTAA
- the argF gene encoding ornithine carbamoyltransferase yields MAKNFRGKSYLKLIDFTSRDIRHLLDLSKNFKDMKRAGVPHKYLTGKNIVLLFEKTSTRTRCAFEVAGYDLGMGVTFLDANSSQMGHKESIADTARVLGRMYDGIEYRGFSQDVVEELAEYAGVPVWNGLTDEWHPTQMLADMLTVEEHYGHLKGLKFVYMGDARNNMANSLMVVCAKLGVNFVACSPKELAPDPKLVEMCEEIAKENFSTVTVTDNVEEGTKDADVLYTDVWVSMGEPDEVWEERISLLKDYQVNKKAMENAKPTAIFLHCLPAFHDEKTTVGQEIAKKFGLTEMEVSDEVFESEQSYVFEQAENRMHTIKAIVYATLS; encoded by the coding sequence ATGGCAAAAAACTTTCGTGGTAAAAGTTATCTAAAATTAATTGATTTCACCAGTCGTGATATTCGTCACTTATTAGATCTTTCAAAGAACTTTAAAGACATGAAGCGAGCTGGCGTTCCTCACAAATACCTAACAGGTAAAAATATTGTTCTCTTGTTTGAAAAAACATCTACACGGACTCGTTGTGCTTTTGAAGTTGCTGGTTATGACCTTGGTATGGGCGTGACTTTCTTAGATGCTAATAGCTCCCAAATGGGACATAAGGAATCCATCGCTGATACCGCCCGTGTGCTTGGCCGTATGTATGATGGGATTGAATACCGTGGCTTTAGCCAAGACGTTGTTGAAGAATTAGCTGAATATGCAGGTGTTCCGGTATGGAACGGATTAACTGATGAATGGCATCCAACCCAAATGTTAGCTGATATGTTAACTGTTGAAGAACATTACGGCCACTTAAAAGGTCTAAAATTTGTATATATGGGCGATGCTCGTAACAATATGGCAAATTCCTTAATGGTTGTCTGTGCTAAATTGGGGGTAAACTTCGTTGCTTGCTCTCCTAAAGAACTCGCTCCAGATCCTAAGTTAGTGGAAATGTGTGAAGAAATTGCTAAAGAAAACTTCTCAACTGTTACTGTGACTGACAATGTTGAAGAAGGGACTAAAGATGCTGATGTTCTCTACACTGACGTATGGGTTTCAATGGGTGAACCAGACGAAGTTTGGGAAGAGAGAATTTCTTTACTAAAAGATTATCAAGTAAATAAAAAAGCCATGGAAAATGCAAAACCAACTGCTATTTTCTTACACTGCTTACCAGCCTTCCACGATGAAAAGACAACAGTAGGCCAAGAAATTGCTAAGAAATTTGGCTTAACTGAAATGGAAGTTAGCGACGAAGTCTTTGAATCTGAACAATCCTATGTCTTTGAACAAGCTGAAAATAGAATGCATACAATTAAAGCTATTGTTTATGCAACATTATCATAA
- a CDS encoding helix-turn-helix domain-containing protein, translated as MKRGKIISLLPWQISEIIEVDEKVTYYLLIYRFELIEFILKEQLSDANEGQDIVDLLYQQHSIQVDKDDSHVFQRAIHSLRDEIGLRTASINRHTKPLSSMWIVIQLAEIIISYLRQISNNKTQSICSEEIFRYMYLHSSEDISLNKLSEIFFLSKSTISKYIKKLTGLGFYSLLDEMRLSKAQYLLLHTDLSLTQIADTLNFSDKSRLSKLFSQHHGINSSHFKATYKKGDKQIPSRLSPRDLKLINYLYENYAEDITIDQLSKIFDSNPKDINSMLNYFVEDNFSNFLNQLRVNKACDLLIKTDLSIIDIAYQVGFNSSKTLTRNFKKILQISPSAFRKLNPKEQIRY; from the coding sequence ATGAAAAGAGGCAAGATTATTTCACTCTTACCTTGGCAAATTTCAGAAATTATTGAGGTCGATGAAAAAGTCACTTATTATCTATTAATTTATCGATTTGAACTCATTGAATTTATCTTAAAGGAACAGTTAAGTGATGCAAATGAAGGTCAAGATATCGTTGACTTACTTTATCAACAACATTCAATCCAAGTCGATAAAGATGACAGTCATGTCTTCCAAAGGGCGATCCATTCCTTAAGAGATGAGATTGGCTTACGCACTGCCTCAATCAATCGGCACACAAAGCCCCTATCTTCAATGTGGATTGTCATCCAATTAGCAGAAATTATCATTTCTTACCTACGACAAATTTCTAACAATAAGACCCAAAGTATTTGTAGCGAAGAAATTTTCCGCTATATGTACCTACACTCTTCTGAAGATATCTCATTAAATAAGCTCTCAGAAATTTTCTTTCTATCAAAATCGACAATTTCAAAGTATATCAAGAAATTAACTGGTCTAGGCTTCTATAGCCTGCTCGATGAAATGCGTTTATCTAAAGCCCAGTACTTATTACTCCATACCGATCTCAGCTTGACCCAAATTGCTGATACTTTAAACTTTAGTGATAAGTCCCGGCTATCCAAACTATTTAGCCAACACCACGGCATAAATAGTAGCCATTTCAAAGCCACCTATAAAAAAGGAGACAAACAAATACCTAGCCGCCTAAGCCCGCGAGACCTTAAATTAATCAATTACCTGTATGAAAACTATGCCGAAGACATTACCATTGATCAACTGTCGAAGATATTTGATAGTAATCCTAAAGATATTAATTCTATGCTTAATTATTTTGTTGAAGATAATTTTTCAAATTTCTTGAATCAATTACGCGTCAATAAAGCTTGTGACTTACTTATTAAAACTGACCTAAGCATTATTGATATCGCCTATCAAGTCGGTTTTAATTCCAGCAAGACCCTGACCCGAAATTTTAAAAAGATTTTACAAATATCCCCCAGTGCATTTCGTAAGTTAAATCCTAAAGAACAAATCCGTTATTGA
- a CDS encoding DMT family transporter, with product MKEENQAANQPAPQKKKKNKKLGNLLLLVVAFLWGSSLTVVKGAQDYVNPNMILAIRFSVAALVLAIIFWKKIRDMTKEDLKSGVSIGVFLFIAYSIQTVGVGYTDPGRSAFLSASYCVLVPFISWIVLKNRPDKFNMIAAAFCIVGIYFVSMAGGAENSVLGQGREAILGDALALLSGLFFASHIVAVTKFSKGKDPYLMTILQFITAAVLSGLTTLFFEDNSNLVIGQRTFIELAYLAIMCTAVALLFQNIGQKYTDETSAALILSLESVFGILIPVALGVETLTVYKTIGFVMIFVAILISETKLSFLFSDSKEE from the coding sequence ATGAAAGAAGAAAATCAAGCTGCTAATCAGCCAGCTCCCCAGAAGAAGAAAAAGAATAAAAAACTCGGTAATCTACTTTTACTTGTTGTTGCGTTTTTATGGGGATCATCACTTACCGTAGTTAAGGGCGCACAGGATTACGTTAATCCAAATATGATTTTAGCGATTCGCTTTTCAGTAGCGGCTTTGGTCTTAGCGATAATCTTTTGGAAAAAAATTCGTGATATGACTAAAGAAGATTTAAAAAGTGGGGTAAGTATTGGGGTTTTTCTCTTTATTGCTTATTCTATCCAGACAGTTGGGGTAGGATATACAGATCCCGGTAGATCAGCTTTTCTGTCCGCTTCCTATTGTGTTTTAGTCCCCTTTATTTCCTGGATTGTTTTAAAAAATCGGCCTGATAAATTTAACATGATTGCTGCAGCATTCTGTATTGTAGGGATTTATTTTGTGTCAATGGCTGGAGGTGCTGAAAATTCAGTGCTGGGTCAAGGACGAGAAGCAATCTTAGGTGATGCTTTGGCTTTATTGAGTGGTCTGTTTTTTGCCTCTCATATTGTAGCGGTTACGAAATTTTCTAAGGGCAAGGATCCTTATTTGATGACTATTCTGCAGTTCATTACTGCAGCAGTCTTATCTGGCTTAACAACCTTGTTCTTTGAAGATAACTCTAATCTGGTTATTGGCCAGAGGACTTTCATAGAGTTGGCTTACTTGGCGATCATGTGTACAGCAGTTGCCCTCCTATTTCAAAATATTGGGCAAAAATATACTGATGAAACCAGTGCGGCTTTAATTCTTTCTCTAGAATCAGTCTTTGGCATTTTAATTCCAGTGGCTTTAGGAGTTGAGACCCTAACCGTATACAAGACTATCGGTTTCGTAATGATATTTGTTGCGATCTTAATTTCAGAAACTAAACTAAGCTTCTTATTTTCTGATTCAAAAGAAGAATAA
- the larB gene encoding nickel pincer cofactor biosynthesis protein LarB, translated as MFDNLGESKVDIDRDHLKGYPEIVYGLHKTAGQIARVMQSLLDHDKPVLVTRVAKEKWEAIGAEFPQADYQEAAQTITIGQCEKIPHGKMVILNAGTSDFPVSEEARVTAEWMGCQVTCIYDVGVAGIHRLLSYQEEIRQANVLVVVAGMEGALPSVVSGLVEAPVIAVPTSVGYGANLEGITTLLAMITSCSSGISVVNIDNGFGGAYQGALFLKQISQFVKERD; from the coding sequence ATGTTTGATAATTTAGGTGAAAGTAAGGTGGATATTGATCGCGATCATTTAAAGGGTTACCCAGAGATTGTCTATGGTTTGCATAAAACCGCAGGCCAAATCGCCCGGGTGATGCAGTCTTTACTTGACCACGATAAGCCTGTTTTGGTGACCCGAGTGGCTAAAGAAAAATGGGAGGCTATTGGGGCAGAGTTCCCTCAAGCTGACTATCAAGAAGCTGCGCAAACGATTACCATTGGCCAATGTGAGAAAATTCCTCATGGCAAGATGGTGATTTTAAATGCGGGAACCTCTGACTTTCCTGTATCAGAGGAAGCCCGGGTGACAGCAGAGTGGATGGGTTGCCAAGTGACCTGCATTTATGATGTTGGTGTGGCCGGTATCCATCGCTTGTTATCTTACCAAGAAGAAATTCGCCAAGCCAACGTGCTTGTAGTCGTTGCAGGCATGGAAGGCGCTTTACCCAGTGTAGTTTCTGGCCTAGTAGAGGCGCCCGTGATTGCTGTACCAACCTCGGTGGGTTACGGGGCTAACCTAGAAGGTATTACGACGCTCTTAGCCATGATTACTTCTTGTTCTTCCGGGATAAGTGTTGTGAATATCGATAATGGCTTCGGTGGAGCCTACCAAGGAGCCTTATTCTTAAAGCAGATCAGCCAATTTGTTAAGGAGAGAGATTAA
- the larE gene encoding ATP-dependent sacrificial sulfur transferase LarE has translation MEQKKLQQLENLLKEMGQVCVAFSGGVDSTLLLYLARKLLGKENTLAIIIQSDLVSEADDQEALALAQAMDVESQLIPVNELEDPRIQKNDENIWYYSKLLFYQAVQEAAMAQNKDYVLVDGMIVDDLNDYRPGLKARKEFDIKSPLILCDFTKEDVRQLAKKEGISNWNRSSGCSVISRFPTGTSLNQDNVQQILASEAYMRQKGFDPVRVRYYNELAKLELSPDQFEQFFREKDEILAQFKDYGFKHLALDVEGYVYGKLNR, from the coding sequence ATGGAGCAAAAGAAATTGCAGCAATTGGAAAATCTCTTAAAAGAAATGGGCCAAGTCTGCGTTGCTTTCTCTGGGGGAGTGGATTCAACTCTTCTCTTATATCTTGCTAGAAAATTACTAGGCAAGGAGAACACCTTGGCCATCATTATTCAGTCTGATTTAGTGAGTGAGGCGGATGACCAGGAAGCGCTGGCTCTTGCTCAGGCTATGGATGTCGAAAGTCAGCTTATCCCTGTCAATGAGTTAGAAGATCCTCGTATTCAAAAGAACGATGAAAATATTTGGTATTATAGCAAATTGTTGTTTTACCAAGCCGTTCAAGAAGCCGCTATGGCTCAAAATAAAGACTATGTCTTAGTGGATGGGATGATTGTAGATGATTTAAACGATTATCGTCCAGGGTTAAAGGCTCGTAAAGAGTTTGATATCAAAAGCCCCTTAATCCTGTGTGATTTTACTAAAGAAGATGTCCGTCAACTGGCTAAAAAAGAAGGCATTTCGAATTGGAACCGGTCAAGTGGCTGTAGTGTAATTTCACGATTTCCTACGGGAACATCACTTAACCAGGACAATGTCCAGCAAATTCTAGCTAGTGAAGCTTATATGCGCCAAAAGGGTTTTGATCCCGTTCGGGTTCGCTACTACAACGAACTGGCTAAGCTAGAGCTCTCTCCTGACCAGTTCGAACAATTCTTCCGAGAAAAGGATGAGATTTTAGCCCAATTTAAGGATTATGGCTTTAAACACCTGGCCCTAGATGTTGAGGGCTATGTTTATGGAAAACTCAATCGTTAA
- the larC gene encoding nickel insertion protein — translation MIECQVDDMTGETLGYLLRLLESQKEVLDVFYSPVKMKKDRPGVLITVLTPAKDKESVAKILLKESSSFGVRYYDTERLILAREFTQVALMGGGLQLKIGYLDGKIIKVTPEYDDLVNLARDNHLALSQVYQKALAVIEEKFGSQIE, via the coding sequence GTGATTGAGTGCCAAGTTGATGATATGACGGGAGAAACCTTGGGCTATTTGTTGCGCCTACTGGAGAGCCAGAAAGAAGTTCTTGATGTTTTCTATAGTCCCGTAAAGATGAAAAAAGACCGTCCAGGCGTTCTCATTACGGTCTTAACTCCAGCCAAAGATAAGGAAAGCGTTGCTAAAATTTTATTAAAAGAAAGTTCTTCTTTTGGGGTTCGTTACTATGATACCGAACGCTTGATTTTAGCGAGAGAATTTACCCAAGTGGCCTTAATGGGCGGTGGGCTTCAACTTAAAATTGGTTACCTAGATGGAAAGATTATTAAAGTCACTCCAGAATACGACGACTTGGTGAACTTGGCTAGAGATAATCACTTAGCCCTTAGTCAAGTCTATCAAAAGGCCTTGGCGGTTATTGAAGAAAAGTTCGGTTCGCAAATAGAATAA
- a CDS encoding LarC family nickel insertion protein yields MSHLFVNCEYGISGDLTLAALVDLGADPHYIESELNKLPIDDFSMSFSKKDEKGITANKLNLNFTELDEDHDHHGHHHHSAQGIFQLIEESDLADRVKERSLAIFKEVARAEGKIHGKPIDEIHFHEVGAMDSIIDIIGVCLALEDLDVDYLTFSKVPTGHGKIEIAHGLYPVPAPATMEILVGVPLSSFTAEGELTTPTGAAFAKVLADDYADVVEGTIEKIGYGVGDREFDHPNVLRVALVKKN; encoded by the coding sequence ATGAGTCATTTATTCGTGAATTGTGAATATGGGATTTCTGGTGACTTAACCCTAGCTGCCTTAGTTGACTTAGGGGCAGATCCGCATTATATCGAAAGCGAGTTAAATAAATTACCAATTGATGATTTTTCCATGTCTTTTAGCAAAAAAGATGAAAAGGGGATTACTGCGAATAAACTCAACTTAAACTTTACAGAGCTTGATGAAGACCATGATCACCACGGTCATCACCATCATTCGGCTCAAGGGATTTTTCAATTAATTGAGGAAAGTGATCTGGCTGATCGAGTTAAGGAGCGGAGTTTAGCCATATTTAAAGAGGTCGCTCGCGCAGAAGGAAAAATCCATGGCAAGCCAATTGACGAGATTCATTTTCATGAAGTAGGCGCAATGGACTCCATTATTGATATTATTGGGGTTTGCTTAGCACTTGAAGACTTGGATGTTGACTACTTAACCTTTTCAAAAGTGCCTACCGGTCATGGCAAAATTGAAATTGCCCATGGGCTTTATCCGGTTCCAGCACCAGCGACTATGGAGATTTTGGTGGGCGTACCTTTATCCTCTTTTACTGCAGAAGGTGAATTAACTACCCCAACTGGAGCGGCCTTCGCCAAGGTTTTAGCTGATGATTATGCGGATGTGGTTGAAGGAACCATTGAAAAAATCGGCTATGGGGTGGGGGATCGTGAATTTGACCATCCTAATGTCTTAAGAGTAGCCTTGGTAAAAAAAAACTAG
- a CDS encoding AraC family transcriptional regulator, whose product MRKYIHKLNDGFKQNSFALSMDIQSDSSPTKPLLHKEARFLIIISGQGKIKINNTDYIMRAGHIIALLPFEVSEIVEVTERVTYYLLVYNFDRIKFLMKDYLNIDKESFDLFNYLENNPCKKISPKGRYKVKQILTDLREEVGLISTHTNQLFHDHQDLSTIRSLLKLAELIILYQREDQQISNYTPSYKEIFAYLFYNASKSLHLDEVANIFFLDSQSLEAGIQAYVGIGFKEVLQRIRVFKWLHLQENTELKQEEISLLLNYPYSQEIQEESKKIQHLTPAEWEAYWQLVEVISPIAIKELQPKIVEFTYCHFTDALTIEHLSQKFSLTPQDINSLLIAYTERNFQNLVTHLRIKSVCQRLQTGDKDLKGIAKETGFIHENKLKRSFYTIMQMTPEAYWEKYKQEKSSS is encoded by the coding sequence ATGAGAAAATATATTCATAAACTCAATGATGGCTTTAAACAAAATTCATTTGCTTTATCAATGGATATCCAATCAGATTCCAGCCCCACAAAACCCTTATTGCATAAAGAAGCTCGGTTTTTAATTATTATTTCCGGACAAGGAAAAATAAAAATTAATAATACTGACTATATTATGAGAGCTGGTCATATTATCGCCTTACTACCTTTTGAGGTTTCTGAAATTGTAGAGGTAACCGAAAGAGTAACCTATTATTTACTCGTTTATAACTTTGATCGCATAAAATTTTTAATGAAGGATTATTTAAATATTGATAAGGAGTCATTCGATTTATTCAATTATCTAGAAAATAATCCTTGTAAAAAAATAAGTCCTAAGGGGCGTTATAAAGTCAAGCAGATTCTCACTGATTTGCGTGAGGAAGTTGGACTGATTTCCACCCACACCAACCAACTTTTTCATGACCACCAAGACTTATCTACTATTCGAAGTTTACTTAAATTGGCAGAACTGATCATCCTCTATCAAAGAGAAGACCAGCAAATAAGTAATTACACCCCTTCTTATAAAGAGATATTTGCTTATTTATTCTACAATGCTTCAAAATCACTTCATTTAGATGAAGTCGCTAACATTTTTTTCTTGGATAGTCAGTCCTTAGAAGCAGGAATACAAGCTTATGTAGGGATCGGCTTCAAAGAAGTTTTACAAAGAATCCGCGTCTTTAAATGGCTTCATTTACAAGAAAATACTGAGTTAAAGCAAGAAGAAATTTCTCTGCTATTAAACTATCCCTACAGTCAAGAAATACAGGAAGAAAGCAAAAAGATTCAACACTTAACCCCTGCAGAATGGGAGGCTTACTGGCAATTAGTTGAAGTCATTAGTCCCATAGCCATTAAAGAATTGCAACCTAAAATAGTAGAATTCACCTATTGTCACTTTACTGACGCTCTTACAATTGAACACCTGAGTCAAAAATTTTCTCTTACTCCCCAAGATATCAATAGCCTACTTATCGCCTATACTGAAAGAAATTTTCAAAACTTAGTGACCCATCTACGAATAAAAAGTGTCTGTCAGCGCTTACAAACTGGAGATAAAGACCTTAAAGGAATCGCCAAAGAAACGGGCTTTATTCATGAAAATAAGCTTAAACGTAGCTTCTATACTATTATGCAAATGACCCCAGAAGCCTACTGGGAAAAATATAAGCAAGAAAAAAGTTCAAGCTGA
- a CDS encoding coenzyme F420-0:L-glutamate ligase has translation MSRVVGTVSRGLRAPIVKKGDDLAQIVVDTVIHAAEKAPFTIHDKDIVAITESIYARAQGNYASLDAVAKDIHQKFQSESIGVVFPINSRNRFYNILQAVARATKKVVIQLSYPADEVGNELISDEALVKSGVNPWTDTLSEAEFRSHFEEIKHKFTGVDYVALYRECVEKEGAECEIIFSNQAQAILDYTDSVLVSDIHTRFKTAQAVKEAGAKTVYRLDEILTQSVDGSGYNKEYGLLGTNLSGDNELKLFPRDSKSFVYDVQKRLLEATGKKIEVMVYGDGAFKDPVGHIWELADPVVSPGYTSGLEGTPNEVKLKYLADNEFSSLSGQALEDAITDYISQHDEVDRDGKNVSLGTTPRQITDLVGSLSDLTSGSGDKGTPIVYIQGYFDNLSDEG, from the coding sequence ATGTCAAGAGTTGTTGGGACAGTATCACGTGGCCTACGTGCACCCATTGTAAAAAAAGGTGACGACTTAGCTCAAATTGTTGTAGATACAGTCATTCATGCAGCCGAAAAAGCGCCCTTTACCATTCATGACAAGGATATTGTGGCCATTACCGAATCAATCTATGCCAGAGCCCAAGGAAATTATGCCAGCTTGGATGCTGTCGCTAAGGATATCCACCAAAAATTCCAATCAGAAAGTATTGGCGTGGTATTCCCAATTAATAGTCGGAATCGTTTCTATAATATTCTCCAAGCCGTTGCCCGGGCAACTAAGAAAGTTGTGATCCAACTCTCCTACCCAGCCGATGAAGTGGGCAATGAATTAATCAGTGATGAAGCCCTGGTGAAGTCGGGCGTTAACCCCTGGACAGATACCCTAAGTGAGGCAGAATTCCGTTCGCACTTTGAAGAAATCAAACATAAATTTACTGGGGTAGACTACGTGGCCCTTTACCGCGAATGCGTGGAAAAAGAAGGCGCTGAGTGTGAAATCATCTTTTCTAACCAAGCCCAAGCCATTCTTGACTATACCGATTCTGTCTTAGTATCGGATATTCATACCCGTTTCAAAACAGCTCAAGCCGTTAAAGAAGCTGGTGCTAAGACAGTCTATCGTTTAGATGAAATTCTAACCCAGTCAGTCGATGGTTCCGGTTATAATAAAGAATACGGTTTATTGGGAACCAACCTCTCTGGGGACAATGAATTAAAACTCTTCCCGCGTGACTCAAAATCCTTTGTCTATGATGTGCAAAAGCGCTTATTAGAAGCTACCGGAAAGAAAATTGAAGTCATGGTCTATGGAGACGGAGCCTTTAAAGACCCAGTGGGTCATATTTGGGAATTGGCTGATCCAGTGGTTTCTCCTGGTTATACCAGCGGCCTAGAAGGAACCCCTAATGAAGTGAAATTAAAATACTTGGCTGATAATGAATTCAGTTCCCTCAGCGGGCAAGCCTTAGAGGACGCGATTACTGACTATATCAGCCAACATGATGAAGTCGATAGAGATGGTAAAAATGTCAGTCTAGGAACGACACCACGACAAATTACCGATTTGGTAGGGTCCTTATCTGACTTAACCAGTGGTAGTGGAGACAAAGGAACCCCGATCGTTTACATCCAAGGTTACTTTGATAATTTATCCGATGAGGGTTAA
- a CDS encoding glutathione S-transferase family protein, which produces MGLLVDGKWYDKWYDTESTGGHFVRKDSQFRNWITKDGSPGPTGEGGFKAEAGRYHLYVSYACPWASRTLIMRALKGLEDMISISVVHPHMGEHGWTFEEADGVIKDPLFDADYLYQIYTHVDPNYSGRVTVPVLYDKKTDTIVNNESSEIMRMFNQAFDDIGAKAGDYYPENLRDEIDQWNDEIYPKVNNGVYKAGFATKQSVYEEEVDQLFKELDRLEDHLSQHDYLVGDQITEADWRLFTTLVRFDSVYYGHFKCNIRNLTDYPALWLYTRKLYQWPGVKETVNFSHIKEHYYTSHPTINPNGIIPLGPDLDWSLPNE; this is translated from the coding sequence ATGGGATTATTAGTTGACGGTAAATGGTATGACAAGTGGTACGATACCGAAAGTACTGGGGGCCACTTTGTCCGCAAAGACTCCCAATTTAGAAACTGGATTACTAAAGACGGCTCACCCGGGCCCACAGGTGAAGGAGGCTTTAAGGCCGAAGCTGGCCGCTACCACCTCTATGTGTCCTATGCCTGCCCCTGGGCCAGTCGTACTTTAATCATGCGGGCGCTGAAGGGCTTAGAAGATATGATTTCTATCTCCGTTGTCCATCCCCATATGGGCGAGCATGGCTGGACCTTTGAAGAAGCTGATGGCGTCATCAAAGATCCCCTATTTGATGCTGACTATCTCTATCAAATCTATACCCATGTTGACCCTAATTATAGTGGCCGGGTAACCGTACCGGTCCTTTACGATAAAAAGACTGACACCATTGTTAATAATGAGTCTTCAGAGATTATGCGTATGTTTAACCAAGCCTTTGACGATATTGGTGCTAAAGCGGGTGACTACTATCCTGAAAACTTACGTGATGAAATAGACCAATGGAATGATGAAATTTATCCTAAGGTCAACAATGGCGTCTACAAGGCCGGATTTGCGACTAAACAATCCGTCTATGAAGAAGAAGTGGACCAATTATTTAAGGAATTGGATCGCTTAGAAGACCACTTAAGCCAACACGATTACCTGGTTGGGGACCAAATCACAGAAGCCGATTGGCGTCTATTTACCACCTTGGTTCGTTTTGATTCCGTTTATTACGGTCATTTCAAATGTAATATTAGAAACCTAACCGACTATCCTGCCCTCTGGCTCTACACCCGTAAACTTTATCAATGGCCGGGCGTTAAGGAAACGGTGAACTTCTCCCATATTAAGGAACACTATTACACCAGCCATCCGACCATTAACCCTAACGGCATCATACCGCTTGGGCCTGATTTAGATTGGTCACTTCCTAATGAATAA